In Cupriavidus necator, the genomic window GATGCACTCCGCTGCGACCGGATGTAGTTGCCGTCCTGAAACAGTGGCTGCTGTATCAACCAGGCGAACCAGGTGATCCGGTCTTCCCCAGTTCGCGCGGTGGTCATCTCAGTGCCGATGCTCTTCAGCGACTCGTTTCGCGCAACGCTGAGATCGCGCGCCTCTCGTGCCCCTCGCTGAAGAAGAAATCAATAACGCCTCATACGCTTCGGCACTATATGCCCTTCCCGACTATGTCTTGTAATCGAAAGATAGCTCTCTATTTCATGGGCAAACGGATGCACGGAGATAGAGATAGTCTTGACTCCTTCCTTCAGCCCCAGAGCATCCGGGAAGGAGTCCATCATGAGATACACCATCCATGACCGTGTCGTTCTCGCACACGCACCAGAAGGCCCGCTCGCGTCCCATATCGTCGCCTTTGCGAACTCGATCGCTGTGCAGGGATACAGTACGCAGTCACTGAAGTACCACGTTAGGCTCGTTGCAGGTTTTAGCCGCTGGCTTGGCCGAAACGGAATTGACTTGCATAACGTCTGTCCTGATCACAGTGCGCAATACTTACGTTATCGTGCGCGGCACGTGCGACCGGGTCCGGGAGACCGTGCTGCGCTCAGGCATCTCATTGATTTTCTCGATCGTGAGAGGCTGATTTCGGCGCAGAGAATGCCTGAGCGTCGGCTGACCCCTATTGAGTCCTGTACACAGGCTTACGTTGAGTATCTGCATGAGGCGCGCGCCCTGTCCAAAGCAACGATCGTCAATTACGTGCCGTTCATAAGGGAGTTTCTCGAAGATTGCTTTGGTGACGGGCGCATCAGGCTTTCGCGTTTGCGTGCCGGCGATGTCGTGAACTTTGTGCAATGTCAGGCACTGCGTCTGCATCTGAAGCGCGCGAAGCTCATGACTACAGCGCTGCGATCCTTCCTACGTTACGCGTGCTATCGGGGCGACATGACGCTCGATCTGGCCGCCGCTGTTCCCGTCGTGGCCAACTGGTCGATGCAGTCAATCCCTCGCGGGATTCCACCAGAGCAGATACAGCAACTGCTGGTCAGTATCAATCGACGGACTGCCGTTGGTCGTCGTGATTACGCCATCATCCTGCTGCTCGCGCGCCTGGGACTGCGTTCTGGGGAAGTGGCATTTCTCGAGCTCGACGATATTGACTGGAACACAGGAGTTTTAAGCGTGCGCGGCAAGAGTGGCCAGCGTAACGGGCTGCCTTTGCCCGCCGATGTTGGAAAGGCGATTGCAGCATACCTTCGAGACGGGCGACCGCAGAGCACCAGTCGCCGTGTGTTTTTGCGTGCAAAGGCGCCTGTTATCGGCTTTCGTGGTGCGAGTGGCGTGGGCTCCATCGTTCGGCACTCGCTCCAGCGCGCCGGCATCGACGCCCCAACCACG contains:
- a CDS encoding site-specific integrase; its protein translation is MRYTIHDRVVLAHAPEGPLASHIVAFANSIAVQGYSTQSLKYHVRLVAGFSRWLGRNGIDLHNVCPDHSAQYLRYRARHVRPGPGDRAALRHLIDFLDRERLISAQRMPERRLTPIESCTQAYVEYLHEARALSKATIVNYVPFIREFLEDCFGDGRIRLSRLRAGDVVNFVQCQALRLHLKRAKLMTTALRSFLRYACYRGDMTLDLAAAVPVVANWSMQSIPRGIPPEQIQQLLVSINRRTAVGRRDYAIILLLARLGLRSGEVAFLELDDIDWNTGVLSVRGKSGQRNGLPLPADVGKAIAAYLRDGRPQSTSRRVFLRAKAPVIGFRGASGVGSIVRHSLQRAGIDAPTTGAHQFRHGLACQMLSHGASLSEIGELLGHHHPQTTKIYTKVDIKALRTLAVPWPGGVR